From a single Salvelinus sp. IW2-2015 linkage group LG22, ASM291031v2, whole genome shotgun sequence genomic region:
- the LOC111949961 gene encoding transmembrane protease serine 13-like, which translates to MAKHDPNELPPPYYSVEVHTAPPLLSYEEAVYGAGPRHTPPNQLYYIPQHPPPVAAQHICQPSISLPDNKKKHKCCNHSAKCFGGSGGIVLLLLLATAIWLGVHYGTRLATAAATVDHHDSEDEGHHEKQLSVPVHDTCSNSTVQCDAIRDCQLGTDESSCVRFGADGALQVRTSQDGRFLPVCYQGWDQSYADRTCAQLGFRKSFATKAVKSQQSIGLTLNNRSSLPIQGQVTVSSSCPDQNTVSLKCIDCGRQQLSSRIIGGSVAKLGQWPWQLSLHFGGSHICGGVLVSPDFVVTAAHCFPRSFPPVRDASRWRVYGGVVSQDKLPSPYLVEKIIVNENYNNVTNDQDIAILKLASPVDFTDAVQPACLPAFDQTFPHGTKCWTSGFGTTDEGAAKPSKDLMEVAVDIIDVRVCNSSKVYSGSVSNNMLCAGELSGGRDSCQGDSGGPLVCQASDNLWQLVGVTSWGSGCGQSNRPGVYTKVSSLLPWIYSKMQLESL; encoded by the exons ATGGCAAAGCATGACCCT AACGAGCTCCCTCCTCCATACTACTCTGTTGAGGTGCACACCGCCCCGCCCCTCCTGTCCTATGAAGAGGCAGTCTATGGGGCGGGTCCGCGGCACACTCCTCCCAACCAGCTATACTACATCCCCCAGCACCCCCCACCAGTGGCTGCGCAGCACATCTGCCAGCCCAGTATAT CTCTTCCTGACAACAAGAAGAAACACAAATGCTGCAATCATAGTGCCAAGTGCTTTGGTGGGTCAGGAGGCATCGTTctgctgctcctcctggccactgCCATCTGGCTAGGAG TGCATTACGGTACCAGGTTGGCAACAGCGGCTGCCACCGTCGACCACCATGACAGTGAGGATGAGGGGCACCATGAGAAGCAGTTGAGCGTGCCCGTTCATGACACCTGCTCCAACTCCACCGTCCAATGTGACGCTATTCGGGACTGCCAACTGGGCACGGacgagtccagctgtg tgagGTTTGGGGCGGACGGTGCTCTACAAGTCAGAACGTCTCAGGACGGTCGTTTCCTCCCGGTGTGTTACCAGGGATGGGACCAGAGCTACGCCGACCGAACCTGTGCCCAACTGGGCTTCAGAAA GTCCTTTGCAACCAAGGCAGTGAAATCCCAGCAGTCAATTGGTCTAACCCTGAACAACAGATCGTCTTTACCCATCCAGGGCCAGGTCACCGTCAG CTCGTCCTGCCCAGACCAGAATACTGTCTCTCTGAAGTGTATTG ATTGTGGACGTCAACAGTTGTCATCCCGGATCATAGGGGGCAGTGTTGCCAAGCTGGGCCAATGGCCCTGGCAACTCTCTCTACACTTTGGTGGATCGCACATATGTGGAGGGGTCCTGGTGTCCCCTGACTTTGTGGTGACAGCCGCCCACTGCTTCCCCAG GTCGTTCCCCCCGGTTCGTGATGCCAGTAGGTGGCGTGTGTACGGAGGAGTGGTGTCACAAGACAAGCTTCCTTCTCCCTACCTCGTGGAGAAGATCATCGTGAATGAGAACTACAACAATGTAACCAACGACCAGGACATCGCCATACTGAAGCTGGCCTCACCAGTGGACTTCACTG ATGCGGTtcagcctgcctgtctgccagcCTTTGACCAGACATTCCCCCATGGAACCAAATGCTGGACCTCGGGATTCGGAACAACAGATGAGGGGGCAG CGAAACCCTCCAAAGACCTGATGGAGGTGGCCGTTGACATCATCGACGTGCGCGTGTGTAACAGCTCCAAGGTATACTCCGGCAGTGTGTCCAACAACATGCTGTGTGCGGGAGAGCTCAGCGGGGGCAGGGACTCCTGTCAG GGAGACAGTGGTGGTCCTCTGGTGTGCCAAGCCAGTGACAACCTTTGGCAGCTGGTGGGCGTGACCAGCTGGGGCAGCGGCTGTGGGCAGAGTAACAGGCCGGGAGTCTACACCAAAGTGTCCAGCCTACTGCCCTGGATCTACAGCAAGATGCAG CTGGAAAGTCTGTGA